In a single window of the bacterium genome:
- a CDS encoding helix-turn-helix domain-containing protein, translated as MQRTVEEIRRAAEVFKALGHPQRLRIACQLMEGECPSQKHLVEELGLPQSSVARLLEPLRACGLVAGVRQGAELRLSAQGQVLARMLDAMCDLVHAGDGRSAP; from the coding sequence ATGCAACGCACTGTCGAGGAGATCCGTCGCGCAGCGGAGGTCTTCAAGGCCCTGGGCCACCCCCAGCGCCTGCGCATCGCCTGCCAGCTGATGGAGGGCGAGTGCCCCAGCCAGAAGCATCTGGTGGAGGAGCTGGGCCTGCCCCAGTCCAGCGTGGCCCGCCTGCTCGAGCCCCTGCGCGCCTGCGGCCTGGTGGCGGGCGTCCGCCAGGGGGCGGAGCTGCGCCTCAGCGCCCAAGGCCAGGTGCTGGCCCGCATGCTGGACGCCATGTGCGACCTCGTCCACGCCGGGGACGGGCGGAGCGCCCCATGA